A genomic region of Anopheles coustani chromosome 3, idAnoCousDA_361_x.2, whole genome shotgun sequence contains the following coding sequences:
- the LOC131271959 gene encoding protein farnesyltransferase subunit beta — protein sequence MMSVEESPRNLQQYKRFKTNDEGRKTSTSIEQIKTEAAIERFYDRFEQLSALDQTLPKLHRADHARYLQTSLEQLSTAYECLDSSRPWLVYWILNAASVLNLRFNDDLLDRVVDFLGRCRGKDGGFGGGPGQDPHLATTYAAVNALCIIGTEKALNTIKRETLKKFLWAVREGNGAFRMHVGGELDVRGAYCAISSAKLASFAPEDEIKLFEGTAAWVAECQTYEGGFGGAPGLEAHGGYSFCAAAAIMILGGEDRCDLNALLRWTVNRQMAYEGGFQGRTNKLVDGCYSFWQGALVPIVQSLIARKEQQQHVKTVSLFNRMALQEYVLICCQKPTGGLIDKPGKPADLYHTCYAMSGLAVAQHCDTVPLVLGDERNEVLPTHPVHNIPPRAALDAYRYFVELDVPESAAEECNGKPTAAGTPMDTSDRENGSDRQSSSNMSEDGSSNSNYTSSRTSE from the exons ATGATGAGTGTCGAAGAAAGCCCACGCAATTTGCAGCAATACAAACGCTTCAAGACAAACGATGAAGGCCGCAAAACATCCACATCGATCGAGCAG ATAAAGACCGAAGCAGCCATCGAACGGTTCTACGATCGGTTCGAACAGTTGTCGGCGTTGGACCAAACCCTTCCGAAGCTGCATAGAGCGGATCACGCTCGCTATCTGCAGACATCGCTCGAGCAGCTTTCAACGGCCTACGAGTGTCTCGACAGTAGTCGGCCGTGGCTCGTCTACTGGATTCTAAATGCCGCCAGTGTGCTCAATCTGCGGTTCAACGACGACCTGCTGGATAGGGTCGTCGATTTTCTTGGCCGATGCCGTGGAAAAGACGGTGGCTTTGGCGGTGGTCCCGGCCAAGATCCACACCTGGCGACAACGTACGCGGCCGTTAACGCACTGTGCATCATTGGCACAGAGAAGGCACTGAATACGATAAAACGAGAAACGTTGAAAAAGTTTCTATGGGCTGTGCGCGAAGGGAACGGCGCCTTTCGGATGCATGTTGGTGGCGAGCTGGACGTGCGTGGTGCATACTGTGCGATATCTTCGGCAAAGTTAGCGTCCTTTGCGCCGGAAGATGAAATAAAGCTCTTCGAAGGAACCGCTGCATGGGTAGCTGaatgccaaacgtatgaaggTGGTTTCGGTGGAGCACCGGGACTGGAGGCGCACGGTGGATATTCGTTCTGCGCAGCGGCCGCAATCATGATTTTGGGTGGCGAGGACCGTTGCGATCTGAATGCCTTATTGCGTTGGACGGTAAATCGTCAGATGGCCTATGAAGGAGGTTTCCAGGGCCGTACGAACAAACTTGTAGACGGATGCTACTCCTTCTGGCAAGGAGCGTTGGTACCGATAGTACAGAGTCTTATCGCCAGGAaagaacagcagcagcacgtcaAAACCGTAAGCCTTTTCAATCGGATGGCATTGCAGGAGTACGTACTTATTTGTTGCCAAAAGCCAACGGGTGGACTTATCGACAAACCAGGAAA ACCGGCGGATTTGTACCATACTTGCTATGCAATGAGCGGGCTTGCCGTTGCCCAACACTGCGATACGGTGCCGCTGGTACTGGGTGATGAACGGAACGAAGTGCTGCCAACGCATCCCGTGCACAATATTCCTCCTAGAGCTGCCCTGGACGCCTACCGCTACTTTGTGGAGCTGGATGTTCCGGAATCAGCCGCCGAAGAATGTAATGGAAAACCAACCGCAGCTGGAACACCGATGGATACCTCCGACCGAGAAAACGGTTCCGATCGCCAGTCATCATCGAATATGTCGGAAGATGGCAGCAGTAATAGCAACTACACGAGCAGTCGAACTTCGGAGTAA